AGGTCTATAAGAACTTTTTATCTCTTGATTCAGCCATGGCTTCTTAGAGATGGTGTTTAACCGACCTTTCCACGAGCtagtttgctttcttttatttggATTTTCTACCTTTACAGACATATCAACTAACTCATAtattgttacatattgttgtaattctactacatcagctatttctttatttaaaccatttaaaaacctAGCCATTGTAGTCTCTTATTCCTCCATACAATTAACTTGCatcatagccatatccatagccttaaaATACTCATCCACAGACATGAACTCTTGCTTCAATGTTTGAAGACGTTGTTGTAGctctctttgaaagtgtgatggtaCGCATCTCTTTCTCATCACCCTCTTCATAGCCCAAGTAGAAATTGGTGCTTTTCCTTCTTGCAATCTGTCCCTAGTAAGCTTTTTCTACCAAATAGCAGCAtagtcagaaaactcaacaacaacaagtttaaccttcttacccgcagagtagttgtgacagtcaaagatggcttcaacctttctctcccaatcaaggtacaagtctggatcctttgttcccttgaaagatggcatcttcatctttatactacttatattatcatcttctactctacCTCTTTGTCCCCTTCTATCTCTTCCCACCCTATAAAAATCTATATCATTAAAATTATCTATagggttttcttgatttacaatgggagcaaggggtacatttctcctaatttggggcctaacattatttttccttctaagttcagctattgtatcattttgctcggcaatggtgtccctcatctcttggagttgcaaattccacctttcaaattgttgatgcatagcttgcaaggtaaaatcatttcttcctttgattttggcttcttgaagaacccttcgttcatcatcactacctgtacgtgacatcttaaataattaaactGTATCAAACAGATTGACTTTTCTCTCAATTGTTCTCACACACACTTTGTATTTTTtcctctcgaaataacctttgaacaaaatactttgtagatttataattaaacccaactcatataaagttcttagtagtaaaatatagatttttagagaataaatgaaagaagaaccaaatcctagtcagttgaaacaagacacgaacaaaaaggaaaggattatatatttagattagaaagagtatgaaaatttgaattttttttcttatctttgaaatctgggattccgtcttcttgtttcctttgataaTTTTTGGAaataaattagatacaaaagaaagttcctggagagcaagcaattcttttttttttaaactgaTTTTTTTGCTCTTAGTATTCAACAAATgcccagaattatcaagaacgaaatCTTGATAGaaacgctctgataccacttaataacaacaaggtcgggaatccaaattAGAGTAAGAAGTTGAGAACTAAatacggaagcaataacaataaggaattgaacaattagaattaaagtgcagaaaataaaggatatgaaacaattcaaggaaagaattccaagaccttccaagaacgcaagttctatagccttgacaagatccaaGCAACAACGTTTTGATTTATTGacgaaatcaaacgcctttacttaaaattaaattaaaataatagattcggatattgaccgctttacgagtaacttgagacagcAATTAATAACTCGTATTAATCGCCTTTTAAGAATACCATAAAGTAATcataccttgaactatgaactagtaaagtttgaaagataaatctcaaagcataagtaataaaggttcaaaagaactctcaaagtataatattcttaatcaataatgaagtcctcaatgaatgagaagaaatccttatttataggagtaaaagtccttaaaattaggtagggtggctgctaaggcataaaaagtcattaacattaggtagggtggttgatAATGAAtaagaaaagtcattaaaattaggtagggtgggcgactaaatccctttggggcagttttggaccttaaaactactagtttgggccattggtttggactccaattgggctccttttcaaacacccccttttggacttcttttaagctcattttgagctctTCTGAGTGCCCATTTGCTAGATTTTAAGGGCCGAGTTCGGAACTTAATCTTTCTCCTCTTagacttcaatttgggccaccaaataattataaaacttgtaCAATTCATCTCCTTTGGGCTTGAGCTTGTCCTCTACAATTAAAaccttctttatttgccattgaagtccagcaaccttagtctgcaactctttaacttgagatcttgtaaatggccttcttggagcttccaaaactctatccttgtccttgatgctatcaccAAGGAACTCCCCCCAAAACAAGCATTGTGATCATTTAATTGAGTTAGTACCAGGTTCAAAACATGTTAACCAATGACTATACAAATACTCCTATGACCAAACAATATCATTAAGGAGATGGTCAAGGAAATATTGGAGACCAGAATCATTTCAACCACTAATTTTGGTAAAGAAGAAGGATTCAACTTGGAGGTTTCATGTGGACTATCATAGGTTTAATGACattacaataaaaaataaatacataatccAGTAGTGGAAGATCTATTGGATGAACGAAAAGGGGCTAGTTTTTTCCCAAAGTTAGATTTGATATCCGGATATCATCAAATAAGAATGCGACATGGAGATGAATTCCAAATTTCTTTTTGCACACATCATGGACTTTAGGAATTCAAAGTGATGCACTTTGGGCTCACCGGCGCACCAGCCTTATTTCAATCATTGATGCCTGACGTATTTGGCCCATACGTAAGGAGGTTTGTCCTTTTTTCGataatattttgatttacaacaTTAATTTGGAGGAACATCTTCAATATTTAGAAGTTGTATTTTAAACTTTGAGGGTGAATAAATTATTTGCCAAGATGTCCAAGTGCAGTTTTACTGAGGCCCAAGTAGAATACCTAGGCTATGTTATCTCTAGAGATGGCGTTAGCATAGATTCATCAAAAATGGAAGCAATAGTTAATTGGCCTTATCCTTCTACAGTTAGGGAGTTATGAGGCTTCCTTGGTCTTACAGAGTATTATTGGTGGTTCATTAATTGGTTTGCAATAATTAGTAAACCGTTAACAAATTTTCTTAAGAAATAAGGTTTCAATTAGAATGATCATGTAACCGTAGtttttaataaattggaaaatgcTATGGTGATAGCCCCCTATTTTAGCTCTTCCTGATTTTTCAGTTCCTTTCAAAGTGGAGGTGGATATAAGTGGCATTGGCGTAGGGCCTGTGCTAGTGTAGAAAAATAAAGTCATCAAAAGCCAAACATTTCCAATAAAAGTTGCGGCCCAAAAACCAAGCCTTGAGACTCTAAAAAGTAATAAATTTGTGCTAATAAAGTACCATCCTTGGTATCAATGCAAGCTAAAAACATTGAATGCCATGGAAGGATGTGATAAAATTGGTGACGATGGGGTGGAGGAAGGAGAACAAGCTATTGAGTAGGGGGAAGTGGAACAAGCAGAAGTCTCCTTATGTGCTTTATTGGGCATTGGCCAGACCCCAAAAATAATTAAGGTTATAGGATGGGTCAAGAAATCACCGATGATAGCGTTAATTAATAGCGGGTCAATATATAGTTTCATGCATCCAAACGTGGTCAAACAATTAAAAATTCGGATAGACCCTTAGAGAGAAATATGAAGGTGAGGGTGGCCAACAGATAGTTGATACCGATGCTGTCTTTCTTGAGTTTTGGTAATGGAATACTGTATGGTTTCATTTCTTTGCCTAATCATATCTTCACATCCTCCCAGTGTATCTGATGTGATGATATTAGCCTCATGTATTCGATTTTCCAAACATTGTCTCTTTTGTTGATTATCTTGATAACCATTAAGCCACCCAACCGATTTTTGTCTCCCAAATGTCTTAGATCCTATACCAAAGGATTCATATTGATCATTGAAATAAACAGTCAAAATTCACAATTAGGTGCACACATCTATTTTCTCCCAAACCTGCATGTGCCGCATTTTCCCCTTGTGGTGGTTCATCATCGCCAGCCAAAATCTTTTGTCCCACATATTCTTCAAGATTGGCAATTGGTAGAAGTGGTTCTTCATTGCCACCTAAGTCATCTACATTGATCGTTATACCATCAAATAAAGCAGCGTTGAGGGGTCCCGCCATTGGAAGTTGCACTTCCACATGTGGTTCATAGGGTGGTGGGGCTGGTTCTAGATTTTAGGTGACGAAAAAAAGTTTAAATGGTTTGGTCCCGCTTGTGCTTCAAGATGGGCTACTAGTATAACTAGTTCATCATTGCCATCCAAATCATCTACATcaatcaaaattccataaaattAAGTAGTTAAGGGGGCCATACATTAGAACTTGGACTTCAAGATTTACTTCAGGCGACAGTAGTGGAGAATGATGTTTCCAGCCCGGGTGAGTTGTGCGATGTGAAAACAATCTAGAAGCTGCTTAAACTGGACCAGTTCATAGTGGTAGACCAATTGACTATGGCTGAGACTAAGATGATAGGTGATGGGCCTCCAAAGCAAATAAAGAACGTGTTAGAACAGTTTTTGACACTTTTCAAGAGCCCAAGGAACTCCCCCAAAACAAGGATAGTGATCATTCAATTGGGTTGGTACCGGGTTCAAAACTTGTTAACCAACAACTATACAAATACTCCTATGACCAAAACATATCATTAAAATGTCGCGACCCAagtctcacatgtcgtgatggcgcctatcacaatactaggcaagtcgacattcACAATAAACCCACGCatctttttaaatttggaaaaacATTGCAATATAGCTTgaaagaaaaatctcataaataatgaATGAAAACACCGCAACTCAAAAcagaatttcccaaaattcgggtgtcactgagtacatgagcatctatacaataacatggtcAGACAACTGAAGCACTATCTACGAAGGTCGAACAACATAATTAAAACTAAgagataaaggaggagagtcaaggtctgcggacgccaagcagctacctcgatattCTCCTAACTGAATAAGCTCCAacaaccaacttaataagtaTTGTAAATAAACATGACAAGGTAAGAGAAGCataaattattaatgatactagctATCACCTGTGTAGTTCCATCTTGTAAACCGGCACAGAAGAATATTGAATAATAATTCATCAAGTTTTGTGAGAAAACATCTGTGTGTGCAtgtgtaccatttctcaagtattCTACTCCGACAATATCATGGAATATATAGGTGATAAGCAGTTAAATCAGAAAAATGATTAATGAAATGCAAAGTCCAACACAACACTGGCCAGATTCTCTCAACTTTCCCTATTTGttccaaaccactgatcagtatTCTCAACAaacgcgtgtacaccatcaagagagaaacatgatagGGTGACCAtagggggatggatccgtatccacacgctgcacggataactcacgtgttgcatgggcaactcacgtgctaataatagaaCCCACACGGATAACTCGCGTGCCAATAACGTCAATaaatggatccgcacagacaactcacgtgccaataacataatccacctaacatggtcacatgcctccagtccaaacatatcatacaGAGGCAATTacacaagtatacatgtatatgatgagtgaaataagattctcatgctcatggactggtataaatgacatgctaaagtgtaggcatgtgcaaagtgtgatatcatagctcaaatcagcaATTTCATCACtgaaaagcatttatcaagttcattcagggattaaacctctaaGTGGCTTCAAGCATGGCTCAAATAATTCACACAAAATATTACAAATATGAGGAACATAGCTTAAATCTTAATAGTGAATTTTTGGCTCATAAGAGACCAAGCATAACACGAACATGAATAAATGACCCTGGTGTCCGCATATGGGTTCATCCCCATGCATGTGCGCACCCAAAAGCATGTAGCTATCATAACAAtttaggcaactagtgcctcaaccgagtttaaatatgatacttacctcaagcaaatcaaatcacTCTGCTAGCAAGCCCTTCCCACGCGTATCGACCTCCGGaaagctcgaatctagccaaaataacgtaatactaCCAAAAATACAAATACACATTCAACCACTAGTCCAACAATACCAAATTACTCAATCTGACATGAAAATGCCAtttaaatccccaaaatttggcctaagaagtttcacaatgtttctcagaaatttccaactcaaatcactaattcaATGACAAAAATAACTATGGATTCATGTAATACAActaaaaccgagttagaatcacttgccccaatcaactccttgaaaatcccttcatGAAACGcccaaatccgaggtctctagcttaaaatatgaaaaatgggttcaaaccctcatttttaaaatttaacaCTGTTGCATAGtgattactcttcgcgatcactaAGAACAAAACAAAGCTGTCTCCAAAATGGCCTTGGCGAACGCGGTTAACTCCACGCGAATGCGGTTCACTGATTcatagacctacgcgatcgcgaatatccccacgcgatcacgaagaacaacttCGTGTGACCCCACCTGCCTCACTTCCTTGTACGTGAACACGATCCACTCTACACATTCATGAAGCACAAGCTTCACAACCTCCGCGATCGCGACCCTCTCTCTGCGAACGCGAAGATGAAAAAACTAACAGCCCACAAAGATCCTTCGTGATTGCAGACCTATCCTTGCGATCGTATTAAAGGAAACCAGAACATATAGCATCAACAAACTTCAACTATCTCCAAAGTTCAATTCCACTCCGATCACCATCCGAAAtctacctgaggcccccgggacctcaatcgaacataccaacaagtcttaaaacacgatataaacttagttgaggcctcaaatcacatcaaacaacattaaaaacaAGAAtcgcgccccaattcaagcctaatgaaaactaatgaattccaacttctacaatcgatgccgaaacctatcaaatcaactccgattaacctcaaattttgcacacaagtcataaatgtcacaacggacctactccaatttccgaaataaaaattcaaacccataaaccacaaagtcaactctcggttaaacttctcaactctccaaactttcattttttcaactttcgccaattcaagccaaaatcaactacggacttccaaatcactatccggacacactcctaagtccaaaatcaccctataaagctatcagaaccgttaaaactccattccagagccatttacacataagttaacatctgATCAACTTTTTTAACTTAGGCTTCCacccttgggactaagtgtcccaattcattccgaaacatccccggaacaaaaccaactaccccggcaaggcACATAACACCAATTGATCATAGAacaagcaataaatgggggaatggggctacaacactcaaaacaaaCGGTCAGATCGctacatcatccccctcttaaacaaatattcatcctcaaacgggtctagaatcatacctggagtctcaaataggcatggatatcggctccgcatctcctgctcggtctcccaagtagcctcctcgagtATCTTAcacctccactgcaccttcactgaagttatgttctttgaccttaactttcggACATGCCGATCTAAAGTGGctactggctccacatcataagtcaaatcaccatccaactgaactgtgatgaaatccaaaacatgagacggatcgctgaCATACTTTCGGGGTATGGATACATGAAACagtggatgaacactcgatagactaggcggcaatgcaagcttgcaagccacctctcctatcctctcaagcacctcaaaaggtccaatataccgaaGGCTCAACTTTCCTATATTAccgaaccttataacaccctttatgggcgAAACTCTAagtaataccttctctcccaccatgtaagcaacatcgcgaatCTATCGatcagcgtaactcttctgtctagactgcgccgtgcgaaatCAATCCttaatcaacttaaccttgtccaaagcatcctgaacaaagtcagtacccaataacctagcctcacccgactcgaACCAATCTACCAgagaccgacactgtctcccatacaaagcctcatatggagccatctgaatgcttgattggtagttgttattatcAGCAAACTCTTcaagcggtagaaactgatcccaagaatccccaaaatctatgacacaagtgcgtagcatatcctccaatatcttaatagtgcactcggactgttcgTCAGTctaagggtggaatgttgtactcagctcAACCCGTGTGACTAACTTTCactacactgctctccaaaactacgatgtaaatcgtgtgccctgatctgaaatgatggacaccggaaCACCGTGAAGGCTAACAGTATAgaggatgtaaatctcagccaaccactatgaagaataggtagtcccaactggaatgaaatgcgtggacttggtcaactgatccacaatcacccaaataacatcaaacttcctcgaagtccgtgggaacccaactacaaaatccatggttatacgccctatttccactccggaatctcaagcctctaaagcaattcgctcagtctctgatgctcgtactttacatgctgacaatttagtcaccgagctacaaaccccactatatctttcttcatcctcctccatcaATAGTGCTGACTCAAGTCCTGGTAtatctttgtggcacccggatgaatggaatatcgcgaactgtgggcctcctcaagaatcaactcacgtagcccatctacatttggcacataGATCCGACCCTACATCTACAACACCCAATCTTCCCtaatagtaacctctttggcatcaccgcGATGAACCGTGTCCTAAAGAACAGGCAAATGGGGAttatcatactgatgctctccgatgcgatcatataaggaggaccgagaaaccacacaagctggAACtagactgggctcagaaacatctaatatcacgaactaattggccaaggcctgTACATAtgatgcaagaggtctctcacctaccagaataaatgcaaggctgcccatactcaccacctttctactcaaggcatcggccaccacattggacttcctagtatgataaagaatggtaatatcatagtcctttagcagctccaaccatcttcgctccctcaaatttagatccttttgtttgaacaggtgttggagactccgatgatccgtaaatacctcacaagacacaccatagagataatgcctccaaatcttcaatgcatgaacgatggttgccaactccaaattatgaacagggtagttcttctcatggggcttcaactggcgtgaagcataagaaatcactctaccctcctacatcaagacacaccaaataccaatctgagaagcatcacaatacatagtataagaacccgatgctgaaTGCAAAACTAGAACTAAAgttgcggtcttgagcttctgaaagctcttctcgcactcatccgaccacctgaatggcaCAACCttttgggtcaacctggtcaaaggttctgaaatagatgagaaaccctccacaaagaaatgataatatctggccaagccgagaaaactccaaatctcagtagctgaagatggtttgggtcaactctgaaccgcctccatcttctttggatccaccttaatcccctcactggacaccacaagtcccaagaatgccactgaactaagacaAAACTTGACGAGCACAAAATACCACTTAAAATTATGCTCGccagtcaaatatagtatagtataatatcgtatccacatggattggactagcttgatttctatccaagatgatcaacaattgagatttctatgatttctaactacaattaactaagaatctaaagctattgactaatgacaatcgcaacaaaggtaagcaaggaagttatcagtgggagaaaataggggttgataggataggtgcaagataattgtttgggatctaactctagataattcacttctaatgttttaGTGAgtcttgaattcactcaattataagttcaaacgttcagcaaaaactcctctctcgattaagtcttaacctcacaagatgaagcatgtgaagatatgcaagaatgcgtagcggattggtctttaggagaacctctctcgattattctcctaactaggtttaatcactgattcaactagcctatttcgattactaagaagaattaatgaactcaaccaccaatataatgcaaagatatcacaagttatgcctctctcgattacatgaacaagtgaatatagatgcaataattaaatcatccaaaacgattcaatgcataaaactagagttataatccataaacaatcatcaatacaccaaatccatcaaaccctaaagagaactactccatagatatggagcaattcatcacaaataagtttaaagtaaaggaaaccataaattcaatccaaacttggGTCTTGAgtaaggaaggaatgatgaaatccttgtgttcGTAtttttccaactcctccttagcctccttaggttgaatatgtgtcaaaagtccagaaaataatattttttcatgcatgtataccaagtagggtcgggaccAAATTaaatcaccttttcctagccgaaataggacatttaCTCTATAacaattgcacaggcgcgccacATAGggtgacgcgccatgcggggaattagtggggaaatccagagagctcaacAATTCAACAGGCAACAAAAATACACTACGGCGTCACACTATGCTTCACACCCTGCGTCGCACTAGTGcaaatttctcagagtacggcttaaatcttgagttttgacgTCCAGATTTGGTCCTCGGCCCTCGAACACAAtctcggcttaatcccttgggcttttactcagacttcaaagctccaaatcgctcgaattcattccataacatctacatagctcgtaatcactcctacaaggcataaaacacacaa
This sequence is a window from Nicotiana tomentosiformis chromosome 5, ASM39032v3, whole genome shotgun sequence. Protein-coding genes within it:
- the LOC138892826 gene encoding uncharacterized protein; the protein is MVGEKVLLRVSPIKGVIRFGNIGKLSLRYIGPFEVLERIGEVACKLALPPSLSSVHPLFHVSIPRKYVSDPSHVLDFITVQLDGDLTYDVEPVATLDRHVRKLRSKNITSVKVQWRCKILEEATWETEQEMRSRYPCLFETPGMILDPFEDEYLFKRGMM